From Flavobacterium arcticum, the proteins below share one genomic window:
- a CDS encoding response regulator transcription factor — protein sequence MDKIILGITDDDALIVSLLQSFLQNTADIQVLFTANSGQELLDKLTEQDVRPQILLLDLKMEGMDGIAVTEHLKINYPDIKIIVISSHYQKSFMGFMVKTGVSAFLPKGISPVELVDIIRIVHKQGYHFKEDQLEVLRGQIAVKTPKPILSDDAALSEREIDVLRLICRQKTAKEIGDILFITQRTAEGHKNNLFVKTGAKNIAGLVIYAIQQGIMKVEELPLI from the coding sequence ATGGATAAAATTATACTAGGTATTACCGATGATGATGCTTTAATAGTAAGCCTCTTACAATCTTTTTTACAAAACACAGCCGATATACAAGTGCTATTTACAGCAAATAGCGGGCAAGAACTCTTAGATAAACTTACAGAGCAAGATGTTCGTCCACAAATATTGCTTCTAGACCTTAAGATGGAGGGTATGGATGGTATTGCAGTAACAGAGCATCTTAAAATAAACTATCCTGATATAAAAATTATAGTGATTTCATCACACTATCAAAAATCGTTTATGGGGTTTATGGTAAAGACAGGCGTTTCGGCATTTTTACCAAAAGGAATATCTCCTGTAGAACTAGTAGATATAATTAGAATAGTACATAAACAAGGCTATCATTTTAAAGAAGACCAACTTGAAGTTTTGAGAGGGCAAATAGCTGTAAAAACACCCAAACCTATATTAAGTGATGATGCAGCACTATCTGAAAGAGAGATAGATGTACTACGCCTTATTTGTAGACAAAAAACTGCCAAAGAGATTGGTGATATACTTTTTATAACCCAACGTACTGCCGAAGGTCATAAAAATAATCTGTTTGTAAAAACAGGAGCAAAAAACATTGCTGGTTTAGTAATATATGCCATACAGCAAGGTATAATGAAAGTAGAAGAACTACCACTTATTTAA
- a CDS encoding sensor histidine kinase: MEKWQDPKVIALWIAIALILVFTILLFVVKIMHAGYKRMTEANLREARMQLEHQKKLIETNLQAQEKERMRIASDLHDSLIGKLTVMRMKSQIGLPITEIDTMLGEGIAEARRISHDLTPPLLEHTPLQELIADLLNPWGEKLKIDYFSDVRHQDSLPVGIKIQVVRMIQELMTNINKHAKATEVKVHLRHTSNYLTLFVKDDGCGFDTSVLKKGLGLNSLEMRIQYLNAKYRVDSTIGKGTTTLFVVPKQQTIANG; this comes from the coding sequence ATGGAAAAGTGGCAGGATCCGAAAGTAATAGCCCTATGGATTGCAATTGCACTGATACTGGTTTTTACCATATTATTATTTGTTGTAAAAATAATGCATGCTGGTTATAAGCGAATGACAGAAGCCAACTTACGTGAGGCTCGCATGCAACTAGAACACCAAAAAAAGCTTATAGAAACTAACTTGCAAGCACAAGAAAAAGAGCGTATGCGTATTGCATCTGATTTACATGATAGTCTTATAGGAAAGCTTACAGTAATGCGAATGAAAAGCCAGATAGGACTGCCTATAACAGAAATAGATACAATGCTAGGTGAAGGAATTGCTGAGGCTCGCAGAATATCGCATGACTTAACACCTCCATTACTAGAGCATACACCATTACAGGAATTGATAGCCGATTTACTTAACCCTTGGGGAGAAAAGCTTAAAATTGATTACTTTAGCGATGTTAGGCATCAAGACTCTTTACCTGTGGGTATTAAAATACAAGTAGTGCGGATGATACAAGAGTTAATGACTAATATTAATAAGCATGCTAAGGCTACTGAAGTAAAAGTACATTTACGTCATACGTCAAACTACCTTACTCTTTTTGTAAAAGATGATGGTTGTGGTTTTGATACCTCGGTACTAAAAAAAGGATTGGGACTCAATAGTCTTGAAATGCGTATACAGTACCTTAATGCAAAATACAGGGTTGATTCAACTATAGGAAAAGGGACTACAACCTTGTTTGTTGTTCCTAAACAACAAACAATTGCTAATGGATAA
- a CDS encoding Vps62-related protein yields the protein MLKIKISIVNSFELAWWDKGSGGNMDGAFYNPINIPIGFHTIDSYGQSNYDFPSGSILVVKDNVPDVLAHPVDFKLIYKDTGSRASMDGSFWEPIAPEGYVAMGICCIPGYDKPDKSLVMCLRDDLVNAAKVGNLIWNDKGTGANYGR from the coding sequence ATTTTAAAAATTAAAATTAGTATTGTTAATTCATTTGAATTAGCTTGGTGGGATAAAGGAAGTGGTGGTAATATGGATGGAGCTTTCTATAACCCTATCAATATTCCAATTGGTTTTCATACAATTGATTCTTATGGTCAGTCGAATTATGATTTTCCTTCTGGTTCAATACTCGTAGTTAAAGATAATGTACCAGATGTTTTAGCTCATCCTGTCGATTTTAAACTTATTTATAAAGATACAGGCTCTAGAGCTAGTATGGATGGATCTTTCTGGGAGCCAATAGCCCCTGAAGGATATGTTGCAATGGGAATATGTTGTATTCCTGGATATGATAAACCTGATAAGTCTTTAGTAATGTGTCTGCGAGATGATTTAGTTAATGCTGCAAAGGTTGGCAACCTTATTTGGAACGATAAAGGTACAGGAGCTAATTATGGACGGTAG
- a CDS encoding tyrosine-type recombinase/integrase, with amino-acid sequence MATLRELLQIEHNSEHDFATKKNYGKVNIYDAKGNISARWYIYYSFRNPETGYLERQPNVYMNINDFDTLRERTRAAKIVKESLERLLKQGFNPYDENPPTPKNAKTSNSNKSVNDAISFSLTISKKVLAESSYTDHQSRVTQFKNWLIKKNLGNHKMADIEHETVMDFLNEVLQRSSARNRNNTRTALASMYKILLANKIVKINIVEGIDKIKSTPQKNKTYTVEQEEKILQLLQKEDPLMLLFVQFISFNMLRPIEVCRLKISDISIKERILKVRAKNQPLKTKIIPEIMLRNIPDLSTSNATDFLFTPMGPGAWETKEVNRRNYFSARFKTIKEKLNLNDNYGLYSFRHTYITKIYRELRKTLSPFETKSKLMLITGHTSMTALEKYLRDIDAELPEDYSNLLE; translated from the coding sequence ATGGCTACACTTCGCGAGCTTTTACAAATTGAACATAATTCTGAACACGATTTTGCAACGAAAAAGAATTACGGTAAAGTAAATATCTATGATGCTAAGGGCAATATTTCTGCCCGATGGTACATTTATTACTCTTTCAGAAATCCCGAAACAGGTTATCTTGAAAGACAACCCAATGTATATATGAACATTAATGATTTTGACACGCTACGGGAACGTACTAGAGCTGCTAAAATTGTTAAAGAATCATTGGAGCGATTATTGAAACAAGGGTTTAATCCTTATGACGAAAACCCTCCTACTCCCAAAAATGCAAAAACTAGTAATAGTAATAAGTCGGTAAATGATGCTATATCATTCTCATTAACCATATCAAAAAAGGTATTAGCAGAATCATCTTATACCGATCACCAAAGCAGGGTTACACAGTTTAAAAACTGGTTGATAAAAAAGAATTTAGGCAATCATAAAATGGCTGACATTGAGCATGAGACGGTCATGGATTTTTTAAACGAAGTATTGCAACGCTCCAGCGCGAGAAATAGAAACAACACACGAACAGCTTTGGCTTCTATGTATAAAATTTTATTAGCTAATAAAATTGTAAAAATCAATATTGTTGAAGGTATTGATAAAATAAAAAGTACCCCTCAAAAAAACAAAACCTATACCGTAGAACAGGAGGAGAAAATATTGCAATTACTACAAAAAGAAGACCCGTTAATGTTGCTTTTTGTGCAGTTTATATCATTCAATATGCTACGCCCAATTGAAGTATGCCGACTTAAAATTAGTGACATCAGCATTAAAGAGCGCATTCTTAAAGTGCGTGCTAAAAATCAGCCTTTAAAGACCAAGATAATTCCTGAAATAATGTTGCGTAACATCCCAGACCTCAGTACATCAAACGCTACAGATTTTTTATTTACACCAATGGGTCCAGGTGCATGGGAAACAAAAGAAGTGAACCGAAGAAATTATTTTTCGGCACGCTTTAAAACCATAAAAGAAAAACTAAACCTAAACGACAATTACGGACTGTACAGCTTTAGGCATACCTATATAACCAAAATATACCGAGAACTACGAAAGACATTAAGCCCTTTTGAAACCAAGAGTAAACTAATGCTCATAACAGGGCACACTTCAATGACAGCACTTGAAAAATACCTTAGGGATATTGATGCCGAATTACCTGAAGATTATTCCAATCTTTTAGAATAA
- a CDS encoding zincin-like metallopeptidase domain-containing protein, whose product MSAVDTFNGLNGATVSRAMVQELIAVAKEQEQYELVKRLTKALEHIAEGEEVDIELEHPAIEVVPESLLHCLDCEHDTDDTIEGLGKAVSPDQIYQMITDKMLKKIEDANSSDYVKRWEAEGYSLPFNFISKKRYRGVNLFLLTELQLLENPFFLTFKQIEQLKGKLKKGAKAEKVIYFTKLYTYKNNAVNISSYDAKKFIGLLEKNREKIPGLKTDISIEMISKYYLPILKYYNVFNGKDITGIDFDLDNFKTGFVKKSLPALEENRNNIAESIINNYPTPAPDFDFGGDRAYYRPDIDHVQIPFYKDFNTNSDYYRTVFHELAHSTGHDSRLARDLKNGFGTKEYAFEELIAEFSATFLSAEAGVLWHTNKNHAAYLKGWHGLIPHLEGDNRFLMRAATQAQKAADYILQPDEDGNPKYFEDLKKAVEAPKEPKPTKRPKKATPKPKTVKPTKEAPEKKTVAKRTRKSKVADTKQLTLALNGRKKQAARKAPVKKQSLNSPTPIAVKKQSPVSNNALVMSSEDLMNMEFESLKMDGVWSEFMQEPAKNMKIAIWGKPKNGKTSGAAQFANYLTKFGNVLYNFVDQGFNKSTQDIWRNSGMEDNPNAFATKADRLEDLEKLLQTGDYQFVFIDMINDYINKTGIKPHEFKERFINGFPEISFVLVFEVTKSGNFKGDQGWTHIVDAICTVEDFLMENRGRYGDGHFVVWEEGLKKHNPKKHEEIFANEPEPEPAQEVAAPQISFTVT is encoded by the coding sequence ATGAGTGCAGTAGATACATTTAACGGATTAAACGGTGCTACAGTTTCAAGAGCAATGGTACAAGAATTAATTGCAGTAGCGAAAGAACAAGAACAATACGAGCTTGTAAAAAGACTTACTAAAGCTTTAGAACATATAGCTGAGGGCGAAGAAGTTGATATTGAATTAGAGCATCCTGCTATAGAGGTTGTTCCTGAAAGCCTTTTACATTGTTTGGATTGCGAGCATGATACAGATGATACTATTGAGGGCTTAGGCAAAGCAGTATCGCCCGATCAGATTTATCAGATGATAACGGATAAGATGTTGAAAAAGATAGAGGATGCAAATTCATCGGATTATGTTAAAAGATGGGAAGCTGAAGGTTATTCTTTACCGTTTAATTTTATTAGTAAAAAAAGATATAGAGGTGTCAATCTATTTTTATTGACAGAATTACAACTTTTAGAAAATCCTTTTTTTCTAACTTTTAAGCAAATAGAACAACTAAAAGGAAAGCTAAAGAAAGGGGCTAAAGCAGAAAAGGTTATATACTTTACAAAATTATATACTTATAAAAATAATGCTGTTAATATATCTAGCTATGATGCGAAAAAATTTATAGGATTATTAGAGAAAAATAGAGAAAAGATTCCAGGATTAAAAACTGATATTTCTATTGAAATGATTTCTAAGTATTATTTACCAATCTTAAAATATTATAATGTTTTTAATGGTAAAGATATTACAGGGATTGATTTTGATTTAGATAATTTTAAAACGGGGTTTGTAAAAAAATCATTGCCTGCGCTTGAGGAGAATAGGAATAATATAGCTGAAAGTATTATTAATAATTACCCAACACCTGCTCCCGATTTTGATTTTGGTGGTGATCGAGCTTATTATAGACCTGATATTGATCATGTTCAGATTCCTTTTTATAAAGATTTTAATACAAATTCCGATTATTATAGAACGGTTTTTCATGAATTAGCTCATAGTACAGGGCATGATTCTCGTTTAGCACGCGATTTAAAAAATGGTTTTGGTACTAAAGAGTATGCTTTTGAAGAGTTGATTGCTGAATTTTCGGCTACATTTTTAAGTGCAGAGGCAGGTGTTTTATGGCATACCAATAAAAACCATGCAGCATATTTAAAAGGATGGCATGGTTTAATACCTCACTTGGAGGGGGATAATAGATTTTTGATGCGTGCTGCCACTCAAGCACAAAAGGCAGCCGATTATATACTACAGCCTGATGAGGATGGCAACCCGAAATATTTTGAAGATTTAAAGAAAGCGGTAGAAGCACCAAAAGAGCCAAAACCAACGAAGCGACCTAAAAAAGCAACACCGAAACCAAAAACGGTAAAGCCTACTAAAGAAGCTCCAGAAAAGAAAACCGTGGCAAAGCGAACTCGTAAATCAAAAGTTGCAGATACTAAGCAATTAACCTTAGCCCTTAACGGGAGAAAGAAGCAAGCAGCACGTAAAGCTCCAGTTAAGAAACAAAGCTTAAATAGCCCAACACCAATAGCAGTTAAGAAACAGTCTCCAGTATCGAATAATGCACTGGTTATGTCGTCAGAAGATCTTATGAATATGGAGTTTGAAAGTCTTAAAATGGATGGGGTTTGGTCTGAATTTATGCAAGAGCCTGCAAAGAACATGAAAATTGCCATTTGGGGTAAACCTAAAAATGGTAAAACATCGGGAGCTGCGCAGTTTGCCAATTATCTTACCAAGTTTGGCAATGTACTATACAATTTTGTCGATCAGGGTTTTAATAAGTCGACACAAGATATTTGGAGAAACTCAGGTATGGAAGACAACCCGAATGCCTTTGCAACGAAAGCAGACAGACTGGAGGATTTAGAGAAATTGTTACAAACGGGAGATTATCAGTTTGTTTTTATTGATATGATAAACGACTATATAAACAAGACAGGTATTAAGCCTCATGAGTTTAAAGAGCGTTTTATTAATGGGTTTCCTGAAATTTCTTTTGTGCTAGTATTCGAGGTAACCAAAAGCGGAAATTTTAAAGGCGATCAAGGTTGGACACATATTGTAGATGCGATATGTACCGTAGAAGACTTTTTAATGGAGAATAGAGGGCGATATGGTGACGGGCATTTTGTAGTATGGGAAGAGGGCTTAAAAAAGCATAATCCTAAAAAACACGAAGAGATTTTTGCAAATGAGCCTGAACCCGAACCAGCTCAGGAGGTAGCAGCACCCCAAATAAGTTTTACAGTAACATAA
- a CDS encoding M23 family metallopeptidase has product MSTGKAFAKIVNGQKIRGLDGWGSGAFGASRSGGSRKHSGVDVIAAPGQPVLAPFSGTIKRVAMPYADDFSYKGFVIENDTYEAKIFYALLTVPVGSTVVAGAPVATAQNIAAKYGSTMNNHVHFEVRSKSTGALIDPTNLFG; this is encoded by the coding sequence ATGAGTACAGGAAAAGCATTTGCAAAAATAGTTAACGGGCAAAAAATAAGAGGTTTAGATGGTTGGGGTAGTGGTGCATTTGGTGCATCGCGTTCGGGCGGTTCGCGTAAGCATAGCGGGGTTGATGTTATAGCTGCTCCTGGGCAGCCTGTGTTAGCTCCATTTTCGGGTACAATAAAAAGAGTAGCTATGCCTTATGCTGATGATTTTAGTTATAAGGGTTTTGTGATTGAGAATGATACGTATGAAGCAAAAATATTTTATGCGCTCCTTACTGTACCTGTAGGTAGTACTGTAGTTGCAGGTGCTCCAGTAGCAACGGCGCAAAATATCGCTGCCAAGTATGGTAGTACAATGAACAACCATGTACATTTTGAAGTACGTAGCAAGAGTACAGGAGCTTTAATAGACCCTACTAATCTATTTGGATAA
- a CDS encoding structural protein produces the protein MPKSYLNRTELARGLRNNNPGNLIRTSIAWEGKIPHSNSADAKFEQFYELRYGIRAMMRNLITHINKGTNTIEKLISKYAPSFENNTTAYINSVVSALGIPKTATLDLSEETIIALCKIIAMIENGNDSYAITNQDYKDAIAILGIPLKKKVITA, from the coding sequence ATGCCAAAGAGTTATTTAAATAGAACCGAGTTAGCCCGTGGATTACGCAATAATAATCCTGGTAATTTAATCCGCACCTCTATAGCATGGGAGGGTAAAATCCCTCATAGTAATAGTGCCGATGCAAAGTTTGAACAATTCTATGAGTTGCGCTATGGCATACGTGCCATGATGCGTAATCTGATAACGCACATAAACAAAGGTACAAACACTATAGAAAAGCTGATAAGCAAGTATGCACCAAGTTTTGAAAATAATACTACTGCTTATATCAATAGTGTTGTTAGTGCGCTTGGTATTCCTAAAACAGCAACATTAGATCTAAGCGAAGAAACGATAATAGCCCTTTGCAAAATCATTGCAATGATAGAAAACGGCAATGATTCGTATGCTATAACCAATCAGGATTATAAAGATGCCATTGCAATACTGGGCATACCCTTAAAAAAAAAAGTAATAACGGCTTAA
- a CDS encoding glycosyltransferase family 32 protein, whose translation MKTHADKKSETKLQSVANTISKNQSSASSPMHFEDNRPGVIVQKKLLNVINNHSNQQQPIQKKNTLPNSTNTKVVQRAIINIDGYEGAPLDTDQEGMTAIKSYIKKLVDEHNTGGYSNLVEKLNQLGEDDSMKVPELLEYRNAYMHQLSKPLSQDDDATKMSDALETPIGQGTQHQIPQTIHRFWSGGSLSESAMKTLIDSAKKTEGTPWKHKLWYSKKFEDKIKKAEPSFFERFGQKGTDYKNDQAKIKAREDQRAELKAKGYDIKAIEDLADGEHGVTTKELDLSTDIAATSAKKGGEGAWDNLKYFSDIARLMYLHSEGGHHMDVDIGLGDMDMHKQYSHNDPNGEVPLMGTLARDMTPAGGGQEVSEKLKRTTEHQVNPYKPEEAKQQYLTDVKDLADKATTGSAMYNALIASRPKTNHIKAAIDKTMETLRPKKEDQNPEFSSGMGASYEMLTGGRTPEHTQKLNTGMKQSVPPYLLRLEHLTPESEN comes from the coding sequence ATGAAGACACACGCTGATAAAAAAAGTGAAACTAAACTTCAATCCGTTGCCAATACGATTTCAAAAAATCAAAGTAGCGCAAGTTCTCCTATGCACTTTGAAGACAATCGCCCTGGTGTAATCGTCCAGAAGAAACTACTTAACGTAATTAACAATCACTCTAATCAGCAACAACCCATACAAAAAAAGAATACTTTACCTAACAGCACTAATACTAAGGTTGTACAGCGGGCTATAATTAATATAGATGGTTATGAAGGTGCACCTTTAGACACAGACCAAGAAGGCATGACCGCAATAAAATCATATATTAAAAAATTGGTAGATGAACATAATACTGGAGGGTATAGTAATTTGGTTGAAAAATTAAATCAATTAGGTGAAGATGATTCTATGAAAGTTCCTGAGCTTTTAGAATACAGAAATGCTTATATGCATCAATTGTCAAAACCTTTAAGTCAAGATGATGATGCTACCAAAATGAGTGATGCATTAGAAACACCCATTGGACAAGGAACACAGCATCAAATTCCTCAAACAATACATCGGTTTTGGTCTGGAGGATCATTATCTGAATCTGCTATGAAAACACTAATAGACTCTGCAAAAAAAACCGAAGGAACACCGTGGAAACACAAGTTGTGGTATTCTAAAAAATTTGAGGATAAAATTAAAAAAGCTGAACCATCATTCTTTGAAAGGTTTGGTCAAAAAGGTACAGATTACAAAAATGATCAGGCTAAAATCAAAGCTCGAGAAGATCAACGAGCAGAGTTAAAGGCAAAAGGTTATGATATAAAAGCCATTGAAGATTTAGCAGATGGAGAACATGGTGTTACAACTAAAGAATTAGATCTATCTACCGATATCGCTGCAACATCTGCAAAAAAAGGAGGCGAAGGAGCATGGGATAATTTAAAATACTTTTCAGATATAGCACGCCTTATGTATTTACACTCCGAAGGTGGTCACCATATGGATGTTGACATTGGTTTAGGCGATATGGACATGCACAAACAATATAGCCATAATGATCCTAATGGTGAAGTGCCTCTTATGGGTACTTTGGCTAGAGATATGACTCCAGCTGGAGGTGGGCAAGAGGTATCAGAAAAGCTAAAAAGAACAACAGAACATCAAGTCAACCCCTATAAGCCTGAGGAAGCCAAGCAACAATACTTAACAGATGTTAAAGATTTAGCAGACAAAGCTACTACTGGATCTGCTATGTATAATGCATTAATAGCCTCTAGACCGAAAACTAACCATATTAAAGCTGCCATTGATAAAACAATGGAAACCTTAAGACCTAAAAAAGAAGATCAAAATCCCGAATTTAGTAGCGGAATGGGGGCTAGTTATGAAATGCTAACTGGAGGGAGAACCCCTGAGCATACTCAAAAACTTAATACAGGTATGAAACAATCAGTACCTCCTTACCTATTAAGGCTAGAACATTTAACTCCTGAAAGTGAAAATTAA